The Setaria italica strain Yugu1 chromosome IX, Setaria_italica_v2.0, whole genome shotgun sequence genome has a window encoding:
- the LOC101782706 gene encoding uncharacterized protein LOC101782706 codes for MECEPEELEFLGAAGIYTASTSILRGPHRPLFVRVTAAFVLLLSTLFLLHIAISHTLFTHINTDDTALDSSVPSTDAQCCLLFCLASDWLALLLFKAAYLLALLLLSLLATTTAIFSVAFVYSAKHDVLTFLWVLSVVPQVWRRLAAMFLAAFALLFVYHAVFVIVFLGLLVTADNGSGFAGLLAFLLIVAYLVALVYISVIWHLASVVSMLKNYKGLTTMRKSRDLIMKKLRDFFCKSSTNYGSLTPRTAG; via the coding sequence ATGGAGTGCGAGCCGGAGGAGCTGGAGTTCCTGGGGGCGGCAGGCATCTACACCGCCTCCACATCGATCCTCCGCGGCCCGCACAGGCCTCTCTTCGTCCGCGTCACCGCCGCATTCGTCCTATTGCTCTccaccctcttcctcctccacatcGCCATTTCCCACACCCTCTTCACCCACATCAACACCGACGACACCGCCCTCGACTCCTCCGTCCCGAGCACCGACGCCCAGTGCTGCCTCCTCTTCTGCCTCGCATCCGACTggctcgccctcctcctcttcaaggCCGCCtacctcctcgccctcctcctcctctccctcctcgccaccaccaccgccatctTCTCCGTCGCCTTCGTCTACTCTGCCAAGCACGACGTGCTCACCTTCCTGTGGGTGCTCTCCGTCGTGCCCCAAGTATGGAGGAGGCTCGCAGCGATGTTCCTCGCGGCCTTCGCACTCCTCTTCGTGTACCACGCGGTGTTCGTCATCGTCTTCCTTGGGCTCCTCGTCACCGCGGATAACGGGTCGGGGTTCGCAGGGCTGCTCGCGTTCCTCCTTATCGTCGCCTACCTCGTGGCACTCGTCTACATCAGCGTCATCTGGCACCTCGCCAGCGTCGTCTCCATGCTCAAGAACTACAAGGGCCTCACCACCATGCGCAAGAGCAGGGACCTCATTATGAAAAAACTGAGGGACTTTTTTTGCAAATCATCAACGAACTACGGCAGTTTAACTCccaggactgcgggttga
- the LOC101783536 gene encoding uncharacterized protein LOC101783536: MERKEVEWRQRQRCECEMVFTVLLCLQSWPGLPRGVEFNPSDSDLLWHLAAEAGNGLAERHPFINEFIKSVDDGRGFSYTHPTHPRDMPGVRHDGRASYFFHRRFESYNNEGDENNSWKKIGASRSIILDGTLQGCKEVFVLYEDMMSDKSPQETDWRLHQFHIRNTVKDEGEVVVSKIFFESRNNPSELAGITPIEAKQDVSTPDDSREECTACFNPGICTETDELDHISLKERYRILLADKSSCPDTASARKSVMGVEASRTSSKRNNEGTACKEDICSMLQEISSAPPIIESNPMDDNNSRLLGENDPGFSSISVTSSRTDPSLCEAGCPRDPLEGSENQVGGSATCGSEHSELVVRKQCLLVADVKLEPALEDYEIGPSESPQENSTHAKGSVPSLGVKDELNESELPGICEKISFSFRQCRKRKASYSTEKMLEEDAYTNDEGGSYCSRRRRKKTAMDSIETALDEDAPGLLQILLNRGISVEEIKLYGAEEDSDMLPDSTESSFEDLENVIANIFPKRASLLKLSVARHEKGEKAIYCLSCLISLIEQSRYLQFRDCPVEWGWCRDLQSFIFVFRSHNRIVLERPEYGYATYFFEVVQSLPIEWQIRRLVIAMKLSGCGRTALIENRPLMVGEDLSEGEADVLQQYGWIRNTGLGTMVNYRDRVVHDRWTERSVVDWKAKIGKLLMSGYAEGQSITIHGPKNVADLLEATGDAEVDIKLEDPF, encoded by the exons ATGGAAAGGAAGGAAGTGGAGTGGAGGCAGAGGCAGCGGTGTGAATGCGAGATG GTCTTTACTGTACTATTGTGCTTGCAGAGTTGGCCAGGGCTACCAAGGGGTGTAGAATTTAATCCCAGTGATAGTGATCTTCTGTGGCATCTAGCTGCAGAAGCTGGGAATGGTCTCGCTGAGCGCCATCCATTTATCAACGAGTTCATTAAATCTGTGGATGATGGTAGAGGATTTAGTTACACTCATCCCACTCATCCTCGAGATATGCCTG GTGTTAGGCACGATGGACGTGCATCATACTTCTTCCATAGAAGATTTGAGTCGTACAACAATGAGGGTGATGAAAATAACAGCTGGAAGAAAATTGGAGCCTCTAGATCAATCATCCTTGATGGAACACTGCAAGGTTGCAAGGAGGTGTTTGTCCTATATGAAGACATGATGAGTGATAAAAGCCCTCAGGAAACTGATTGGAGATTACATCAATTTCATATCAGGAATACAGTGAAGGATGAGGGAGAGGTGGTGGtgtcaaaaatattttttgaatCGAGGAACAATCCATCTGAATTGGCTGGGATAACTCCTATTGAGGCCAAACAG GATGTTTCCACACCTGATGATTCAAGAGAGGAGTGCACCGCATGTTTTAACCCTGGAATCTGTACTGAGACTGATGAGCTTGATCATATATCTCTGAAAGAGCGCTACAGGATCCTTCTAGCAGATAAAAGTTCTTGCCCTGATACAGCATCAGCTAGGAAGTCTGTTATGGGTGTGGAAGCTAGTAGAACATCTTCCAAAAG AAATAATGAGGGAACAGCATGCAAAGAAGATATATGTAGCATGTTGCAG GAAATTTCTTCTGCACCTCCTATTATAGAGAGTAATCCCATGGATGATAACAACAGCAGGTTGCTTGGTGAAAATGATCCAG GTTTCTCGAGTATTTCTGTCACATCATCTCGTACCGACCCATCCCTATGTGAAGCCGGATGCCCTCGTGATCCACTGGAGGGTTCTGAAAATCAGGTAGGCGGCAGTGCAACTTGTGGGAGTGAACACAGTGAGCTGGTTGTAAGAAAACAGTGCCTCCTTGTGGCTGATGTTAAATTGGAGCCTGCATTAGAAGATTATGAGATTGGCCCGTCTGAATCACCTCAAGAAAATTCTACTCATGCTAAAGGCTCAGTACCATCTTTAGGAGTAAAAGATGAATTAAATGAGTCTGAGTTACCTGGCATATGCGAGAAAATTTCTTTCAGTTTCCGACAATGCAGAAAAAGGAAAGCAAG TTATTCAACTGAAAAAATGCTTGAAGAAGATGCTTACACTAATGATGAGGGTGGTTCTTACTGTTCTCGTCGAAGGAGAAAGAAAACGGCCAT GGATTCAATCGAAACGGCACTTGATGAGGATGCTCCTGGGCTTCTACAG ATTCTTCTGAACAGAGGAATATCAGTTGAAGAAATCAAACTTTATGGCGCTGAAGAAGATAGTGACATGCTTCCAGATTCTACAGAAAGTAGCTTTGAAGATCTTGAAAATGTCATTGCAAAT ATATTCCCAAAGAGAGCATCTCTGTTGAAACTGTCAGTAGCTAGGCATGAAAAGGGGGAAAAGGCTATTTACTGCTTATCCTGTTTAATTTCTCTTATTGAGCAG TCACGATACCTTCAATTCCGTGACTGCCCTGTGGAATGGGGATGGTGCAGGGACCTGCAGTCCTTCATTTTTGTAtttagaagccataatag GATTGTTCTTGAACGTCCTGAATATGGTTATGCGACATACTTCTTTGAGGTTGTCCAATCACTGCCAATAGAATGGCAGATCCGTAGGCTGGTTATTGCAATGAAGCTAAGTGGCTGTGGAAGGACAGCTCTTATTGAAAACAGGCCATTAATG GTTGGTGAGGATTTATCAGAAGGTGAGGCTGATGTTTTGCAACAATATGGCTGGATAAGAAACACTGGGCTAGGCACGATGGTCAACTACCGCGATCGTGTGGTCCATGACAGGTGGACGGAGAGAAGCGTCGTTGATTGGAAGGCGAAGATAGGGAAGCTTCTGATGAGTggttatgctgagggccaatcAATCACAATTCATGGTCCAAAGAACGTAGCGGATCTGTTGGAAGCTACTGGGGATGCTGAGGTTGATATAAAGTTGGAGGATCCTTTTTGA
- the LOC101760296 gene encoding LOW QUALITY PROTEIN: uncharacterized protein LOC101760296 (The sequence of the model RefSeq protein was modified relative to this genomic sequence to represent the inferred CDS: deleted 1 base in 1 codon): protein MPTPRGGSPVTGDRYLDLLVRYVARNAGALLDGTVTLRLHPVGLHYVASRLEALRELEAVGAGAPVDYLRAYVADLGDHRALEQLRRILRLLTSLKVVAAGPGRDPAPLSLLPFARLRVLELRGCDLSTSAARGLLELRHTLEKLVCYDSTDALRHVFASRIMDIKDSPVWSKLSYVSCASNGIVLMDESLQLLPAIETLDLSRNKFAKVDNLRKCTKLRNLDLGFNHLRSISSLSEVSSRIVKLVVRNNALTTVHGIENLKSLMGLDLSYNIISNFSELEILGTLSLLQNLWLEGNPICCARWYRAHVFSFFRNPENLKLDDKGMNTQEYWEKQVLFACRQNQPAGYGFYFPAMDDHEDEDTLTLKMRKISRLASIVEGERNLSDDGTDQQSTPCDSDSSKKDETAGADHDIRIASLINTAELLKKEKSSDWLREFKEWMDDNADKTDGENLSADVTYGNGSYARQKKRQKAHKETSNNMSDLVHVSEGGSSSNLLESDSSFTDNAHSGSNGIVKESSNEVNANQVHLTMHLNYFQRPPPLELVGTSHTDPFSELEDGSRNMLANGTPSNTMSKLIESSPYNAYPSPQSPPQYKEDILHRRLFLEEEFLQISGHLHSVGSLGSDSSCSDDSSDDFCSCNSEDDCAAMQTKMELALNGQVALFPFVDSDHEGNKYFSAEKSLSDHSAEDEPIRTDHREFDIEEFHDSNQRNGHLGQNSGHLVGQKGKQRFKRRIFALKNHNGTKIESIKMNGDQVDEHVLAEGNGHLTCDPSKSTPKKEGSESHYSRILPKNVSTNITSCTTGEHMIVKDFINLEVAKNDKSETCEQVACCAYLFQEAGALVQREVALLQSSQNKLYVLLLDMVCDGKETKPRVLGSYTLESLEKVSIGLGLQALRVHMVDDTTHLFFTRTSKEAQDVLWLLSVTNTNFPKLNHEIHLQSWENIQVKLFEKCICGSAKKGIFLYSMLMFWRNDAEDDSFFIRSIFVIEGSILVCIEDLDQFGRVPDDSDPPYFSLDASCSINNIQEVVMDQRNGKCLTLILDNHRQEEFHNSIQNPSNKQSDEIDAVHTWKLEWFSEEALLKFISVLKALYSTAAASSLPVKCIS, encoded by the exons ATGCCCACGCCGCGCGGGGGGTCGCCGGTCACCGGCGACCGCTACCTCGACCTGCTGGTTCGCTACGTGGCGCGCAACGCGGGCGCGCTGCTCGACGGCACCGTCACCCTGCGCCTCCACCCCGTCGGCCTCCACTACGTCGCCTCCCGCCTCGAGGCGCTGCGGGAGCTCGAGGCCgtt ggcgccggcgcgcccgtCGACTACCTCCGCGCCTACGTCGCCGACCTCGGCGACCACCGCGCGCTCGAGCAGCTCCGCCGGATCCTACGCCTCCTCACCTCGCTCAAGGTCGTCGCCGCGGGGCCCGGCCGCGACCCGGCGCCGCTCTCGCTCCTGCCCTTCGCGCGCCTGCGCGTCCTCGAGCTGCGGGGCTGCGACCTCTCCACCTCGGCCGCCAGGGGACTGCTCGAGCTCCGCCACACCCTCGAGAAGCTCGTCTGTTACGATTCCACG GATGCTCTTAGGCATGTCTTCGCTAGTAGAATCATGGATATCAAGGACTCTCCTGTATGGAGCAAACTTTCATATGTCTCATGTGCATCTAATGGCATAGTACTCATGGATGAATCGCTGCAATTGTTGCCTGCAATTGAAACCCTGGATCTCAGTCGCAACAAGTTTGCAAAGGTGGACAATCTGCGGAAATGTACAAAGTTGCGAAATCTGGATCTTGGATTTAATCATTTGCGTTCAATTTCATCTTTGAGTGAG GTTTCCAGTCGAATTGTAAAACTTGTTGTGAGAAACAACGCTTTAACTACAGTACATGGGATTGAGAATCTCAAGTCACTCATGGGGCTTGACCTTTCGTACAATATCATCTCAAATTTCTCAGAGTTGGAAATCCTTGGCACGCTATCTTTATTGCAGAACCTCTGGTTGGAAGGCAATCCTATCTGCTGTGCTCGGTGGTATCGAGCACATGTGTTCAGTTTTTTTCGTAATCCAGAAAAT TTGAAGTTAGATGATAAAGGTATGAACACGCAAGAATACTGGGAAAAGCAAGTACTGTTTGCATGCAGACAAAATCAACCTGCTGGTTATGGATTTTATTTCCCTGCAATGGATGATCATGAAGATGAGGACACGCTAACTTTGAAGATG AGAAAAATTTCCCGACTTGCCAGCATagtggagggagagagaaatcTCTCTGATGATGGTACAGACCAGCAGTCCACCCCCTGTGATAGTGACAGTTCTAAGAAGGATGAAACTGCAGGTGCTGATCATGACATAAGAATTGCTTCATTGATAAACACCGCTGAattgctgaagaaagaaaaatcaagTGACTGGCTCCGTGAGTTTAAGGAGTGGATGGATGACAATGCAGACAAAACAGATGGTGAAAACCTATCTGCTGATGTCACCTATGGCAATGGAAGTTATGCTAGACAAAAGAAAAGGCAGAAAGCACACAAGGAGACTTCAAATAACATGTCGGATTTGGTACATGTATCAGAAGGTGGGAGCAGCTCAAACCTTTTGGAGTCGGACTCATCTTTCACAGATAATGCACATTCTGGTTCTAATGGAATCGTCAAAGAATCCTCGAATGAAGTGAATGCAAACCAAGTTCATCTAACGATGCACTTAAATTATTTTCAACGACCTCCTCCCCTTGAGTTAGTAGGTACTTCACATACTGACCCCTTCTCTGAGTTGGAAGATGGTTCAAGAAATATGCTGGCAAATGGAACACCATCCAATACAATGAGCAAGTTGATAGAATCAAGTCCATACAATGCATATCCTAGTCCTCAGTCACCTCCACAATACAAGGAGGACATTCTACACCGCAGACTTTTTCTGGAGGAAGAGTTTTTGCAGATTTCAGGACATCTTCATTCTGTTGGTTCACTCGGTAGTGATAGCAGCTGCAGTGATGATTCTTCGGATGATTTTTGTTCATGCAATTCGGAAGATGATTGTGCAGCAATGCAGACAAAGATGGAGTTGGCTCTTAATGGACAGGTGGCTTTGTTTCCTTTTGTAGATAGTGATCATGAGGGAAACAAGTACTTTTCAGCGGAGAAAAGTTTATCTGACCATTCAGCAGAAGATGAACCAATTCGCACAGATCACAGAGAGTTTGATATTGAGGAGTTTCATGACAGTAACCAGAGGAATGGTCATCTAGGTCAGAATTCAGGCCATCTAGTTGGACAAAAAGGCAAGCAGAGGTTTAAGAGGAGGATATTTGCTTTGAAGAATCATAATGGTACCAAAATAGAAAGTATTAAAATGAATGGCGATCAGGTGGATGAGCATGTTTTAGCTGAAGGAAATGGCCATTTGACATGCGACCCGAGCAAAAGTACTCCCAAGAAAGAAGGCTCTGAAAGCCATTACTCAAGAATTCTGCCTAAGAATGTCAGCACAAATATAACTTCTTGTACGACAGGGGAACACATGATTGTCAAGGATTTCATCAACTTGGAAGTAGCAAAAAATGACAAGTCTGAAACATGTGAACAAGTAGCTTGTTGTGCATACCTGTTTCAGGAAGCGGGCGCTTTAGTCCAAAG AGAGGTAGCCTTGCTGCAAAGTTCTCAAAACAAATTGTATGTCCTGCTACTTGATATGGTTTGTGATGGAAAAG AAACCAAGCCAAGAGTTTTGGGCAGCTATACTCTGGAAAGTCTGGAAAAGGTTTCAATTGGGCTGGGACTACAGGCACTGAG GGTACACATGGTAGACGATACAACTCATCTATTCTTCACACGGACTTCCAAGGAAGCACAAGATGTACTTTGGCTCTTGAGTGTAACCAACACCAACTTCCCCAAATTAAACCATGAGATACATTTGCAAAG TTGGGAGAACATCCAAGTTAAATTGTTCGAGAAATGTATATGTGGATCTGCAAAGAAGGGAATATTTCTCTACTCTATGTTGATGTTCTGGAGGAATGATGCTGAAG ACGACTCCTTTTTTATCAGATCCATATTTGTCATTGAAGGATCAATATTGGTGTGCATTGAGGACCTAGATCAGTTTGGTCGTGTACCTGATGATTCAGACCCTCCATACTTTTCTCTTGATGCATCTTGTTCTATTAACAATATTCAAGAAGTG GTCATGGATCAGCGCAACGGCAAATGTTTGACATTGATTTTGGATAATCATAGGCAAGAAGAGTTTCACAATAGCATCCAGAATCCGAGTAACAAGCAGTCTGATGAAATTGatgcggtacatacatggaaaCTTGAGTGGTTCTCTGAAGAAGCACTTCTGAAGTTCATTTCTGTACTTAAGGCTCTTTACTCGACAGCAGCAGCTTCATCTTTACCTGTTAAGTGTATATCCTGA
- the LOC101760700 gene encoding LOW QUALITY PROTEIN: glucan endo-1,3-beta-glucosidase 3-like (The sequence of the model RefSeq protein was modified relative to this genomic sequence to represent the inferred CDS: inserted 1 base in 1 codon) produces the protein MKKLFFIFFLFLLTGAAVRGEDGAYIGVNIGTAMSSVPAATQITTLLRSQNIRHVRLYDADPAMLAALANTGIRVIVSVPNEQLLAIGNSNATAANWVARNVAAHFPSVNITAIAVGSEVLSAQPNAAPLLMPAMRYLQNALVAAALDRYIKISTPHSSSIILDSFPPSQXFFNRSLDNVLVPMLKFLQSTGSPLMLNVYPYYDYMRSNGVIPLDYALFRPLPPNKEAVDANTLLHYTNVFDAVVDAAYFAMAYLNVTNVPVMVTETGWPHKGDPSSEPDATSDNADTYNSNLIRHVMNSTGTPKHPGVAVPTYIYELYDEDTRPGSTSEKYWGLFDMNGVPAYTLHLTGSGVLLANDTTNQTYCVAREGADPKMLQAALDWACGPGKVDCSALMQGQPCYDPDNVEAHATYAFNAYYHGMGMGSGTCYFSGVAVITTTDPSHGSCVYSGKNGSALLNGTSLAPSSNSTDGSSGVHRGIGDVSSVARVVSTALLLSLLLL, from the exons ATGAAGAAGctgttcttcatcttcttcctcttcctgctgaCCGGCGCAGCAGTTCGTGGCGAAGATG GTGCGTACATCGGCGTGAACATTGGGACGGCCATGTCGtcggtgccggcggcgacgcAGATCACGACGCTGCTCCGCTCGCAGAACATCCGCCACGTCCGGCTCTACGACGCCGACCCGGCGATGCTGGCGGCGCTCGCCAACACCGGCATCCGCGTCATCGTGTCCGTGCCCAACGAGCAGCTGCTCGCCATCGGCAACTCCAACGCCACGGCGGCCAACTGGGTGGCGCGCAACGTGGCCGCGCACTTCCCCTCCGTCAACATCACGGCCATCGCCGTGGGGTCCGAGGTGCTCTCAGCGCAGCCAAACGCTGCGCCGCTGCTCATGCCCGCCATGCGCTACCTCCAGAACGCGCTGGTGGCCGCGGCGCTGGACCGGTACATCAAGATCTCCACGCCGCACTCCTCGTCCATCATCCTCGACTCCTTCCCGCCGTCCC CCTTCTTCAACCGGTCACTGGACAATGTGCTCGTGCCCATGCTCAAGTTCCTGCAGTCCACGGGGTCTCCGCTCATGCTCAACGTGTACCCCTACTACGACTACATGCGCTCCAACGGCGTCATCCCGCTGGACTACGCGCTGttccggccgctgccgccgaacAAGGAGGCCGTGGACGCCAACACCCTGCTGCACTACACCAACGTCTTCGACGCGGTCGTGGACGCCGCCTACTTCGCCATGGCCTACCTCAACGTCACCAACGTGCCGGTGATGGTGACCGAGACTGGGTGGCCGCACAAGGGCGACCCATCCTCCGAGCCCGACGCCACCTCCGACAACGCCGACACCTACAACAGCAACCTCATCCGGCACGTGATGAACAGCACCGGCACGCCGAAGCACCCCGGCGTGGCCGTGCCGACCTACATCTACGAGCTGTACGACGAGGACACCCGGCCGGGGTCGACGTCCGAGAAGTACTGGGGCCTTTTCGACATGAACGGCGTCCCTGCCTACACCCTGCACCTGACGGGCTCCGGCGTGCTGCTGGCCAACGACACGACGAACCAGACCTACTGCGTGGCGCGGGAAGGCGCTGACCCGAAGATGCTGCAGGCGGCGCTGGACTGGGCGTGCGGCCCCGGGAAGGTGGACTGCTCCGCGCTGATGCAGGGGCAGCCGTGCTACGACCCCGACAACGTGGAGGCGCACGCGACATATGCCTTCAACGCCTACTACCACGGCATGGGGATGGGCTCCGGGACGTGCTACTTCAGCGGCGTTGCGGTGATCACCACGACCGACCCAA GTCATGGATCTTGCGTCTACTCTGGGAAGAACGGATCTGCGTTGCTGAACGGAACCTCGCTGGCGCCGTCGTCCAACTCCACGGATGGGAGTTCCGGCGTGCACCGGGGGATCGGCGATGTCTCGTCAGTCGCCCGCGTCGTCTCCACCGCGCTGCTCTTGAGCCTCCTCCTGTTGTAG
- the LOC101759877 gene encoding G-type lectin S-receptor-like serine/threonine-protein kinase At2g19130, which yields MLILVFLLLSSFNLQTTGAIDTLTLGQSLPWNQTLVSKGGNFELGLFSPGKSKKYYIGIWFKKVSKQTVVWVANRERPILEPSASRFTLSDRGELLVVQVTPSNTLLWSSNASATSSPRATVATLQDDGNLVVRSNATASASGPVVWQSFDHPTDTWLPGARLGYDRARGVHSFLTSWTDSENPAPGAFSMVIDPQGQAKFDLLAGGVHQYWTTGLWDGEVFENVPEMRSGYFVGVPYAPNASVNFFSYHDRKPMGIGNFVLYVNGQMRRRQWIQGGDWVLFCSEPHDACDVYGSCGPFGVCSNTTSPACECPAAAFAPQSQGEWALGNTASGCARRTVLECPSDGFLKMPYAVQLPNGSAEAAAGARSDKACAVACQRDCSCTAYLYDGAKCLVWNGELVNLRRLPSNDQGDQGVAGAVLHLRVAASEAPPPAAVAHSWRKSMVILSSSVSVVVLLLACLIIFVAVAVVLRKRRGKGKVTAVQGSLLLFDYQAVKAATRDFTEKLGSGSFGSVYKGVLPDKTLVAVKKLDGLRQGDKQFRAEVVTLGMIHHINLVRLRGFCSEGNKRALVYDYMPNGSLDAYLFKNSSGSKFLSWSQRFGIAVGVARGLAYLHEKCRECIIHCDIKPENILLDEELGAKLADFGMAKLVGHEFSRVLTTMRGTMGYLAPEWLAGAPVTAKADVYSFGLLLFELVSGRRNNGSSEEGGRSAVYFPVHAAVKLHAGDVVGLLDEKLAGDAYVEELERVCKVACWCIQDDEGDRPTMGLVVQQLEGVTDVGLPPIPSRLHMLATANGCAGGVAEDEPKNGSKLATEV from the coding sequence ATGCTCATCCTCGTTTTCCTGCTCCTCTCCAGCTTCAACCTCCAAACAACCGGCGCCATCGACACCCTCACCTTGGGCCAGTCCCTCCCATGGAACCAGACGCTGGTCTCCAAGGGCGGCAACTTTGAGCTCGGCCTCTTCTCCCCCGGCAAGTCCAAGAAGTACTACATCGGCATCTGGTTCAAGAAGGTCTCCAAGCAAACGGTCGTGTGGGTGGCCAACCGAGAGCGCCCGATCCTCGAGCCGTCAGCCTCTCGCTTCACGCTGAGCGACCGCGGCGAGCTCCTTGTCGTCCAAGTGACGCCATCGAACACCTTGCTGTGGTCGTCGAACGCGTCCGCCACCTCGTCCCCGCGCGCCACCGTCGCCACGCTCCAGGACGACGGCAACCTCGTGGTGCGGAGCAACGCCACGGCATCGGCGTCGGGCCCCGTGGTGTGGCAGAGCTTCGACCACCCCACGGACACATGGCTCCCCGGGGCCAGGCTCGGCTACGACAGGGCCCGCGGCGTGCACAGCTTCCTCACGTCGTGGACGGACTCTGAGAACCCGGCGCCCGGCGCGTTCTCCATGGTGATCGACCCGCAAGGGCAAGCCAAGTTCGACCTGCTCGCCGGCGGTGTCCACCAGTACTGGACCACCGGCCTGTGGGACGGCGAGGTGTTCGAGAACGTGCCGGAGATGCGGTCGGGCTACTTTGTCGGCGTCCCCTACGCGCCGAACGCCAGCGTGAACTTCTTCAGCTACCACGACCGGAAGCCCATGGGCATCGGCAACTTCGTGCTCTACGTGAACGGGCAGATGCGTCGGCGGCAGTGGATTCAGGGAGGGGACTGGGTGCTCTTCTGCTCCGAGCCCCACGACGCGTGCGACGTGTACGGATCCTGCGGGCCCTTCGGCGTGTGCAGCAACACCACCAGCCCCGCGTGCGAGTGCCCCGCGGCGGCCTTCGCGCCCCAGTCACAGGGGGAGTGGGCGCTGGGGAACACCGCGTCGGGGTGCGCGAGGCGGACCGTGCTGGAATGCCCCAGCGACGGGTTCCTCAAGATGCCGTACGCCGTGCAGCTCCCGAACGgctcggcggaggcggcggccggagcacgGAGCGACAAGGCGTGCGCGGTCGCCTGCCAGCGAGACTGCTCGTGCACCGCGTACCTCTACGACGGAGCCAAGTGCTTGGTGTGGAACGGCGAGCTCGTGAACCTGAGGAGACTCCCGTCCAACGATCAAGGCGACCAAGGCGTCGCGGGGGCCGTGCTTCACCTCCGTGTCGCGGCCTCGGAGGCGCCACCGCCTGCGGCGGTTGCGCATTCTTGGAGGAAGTCTATGGTGATCCTCAGTAGCTCGGTGTCGGTCGTGGTCCTACTACTGGCGTGCCTCATAATCTTTgtcgcggtggcggtggtgctgcgGAAGCGGCGGGGGAAGGGCAAGGTGACCGCGGTGCAGGGCTCGCTGCTGCTGTTCGACTACCAGGCCGTCAAAGCGGCGACGCGGGATTTCACGGAGAAGCTCGGGAGCGGCAGCTTCGGGTCGGTGTACAAGGGGGTTCTCCCCGACAAGACGCTCGTGGCCGTCAAGAAGCTCGACGGCCTGCGGCAGGGCGACAAGCAGTTCCGCGCCGAGGTGGTCACCCTCGGCATGATCCACCACATCAACCTCGTGCGACTCCGTGGCTTCTGCTCTGAGGGGAACAAGAGGGCTCTCGTGTACGACTACATGCCCAACGGCTCGCTGGACGCGTACCTGTTCAAGAACAGCTCGGGCTCCAAGTTCCTGAGCTGGAGCCAGAGGTTTGGCATCGCGGTCGGCGTGGCCAGGGGCCTGGCTTACCTTCACGAGAAGTGCCGGGAGTGCATCATACACTGCGACATCAAGCCGGAGaacatcctcctcgacgagGAGCTGGGCGCGAAGCTCGCGGACTTCGGCATGGCCAAGCTCGTCGGCCATGAGTTCAGCCGCGTCCTGACCACCATGCGGGGCACGATGGGTTATCTCGCGCCGGAGTGGCTCGCGGGCGCACCGGTCACCGCCAAGgccgacgtgtacagcttcggcctGCTGCTGTTCGAGCTCGTCTCGGGCCGCCGGAACAACGGCTCCTCGGAGGAGGGGGGCCGCTCCGCCGTGTACTTCCCGGTGCACGCCGCGGTCAAGCTGCACGCGGGCGACGTGGTCGGCCTGCTGGACGAGAAGCTGGCCGGGGATGCCTACGTGGAGGAGCTTGAGAGGGTCTGCAAGGTCGCGTGCTGGTGCATTCAGGATGATGAAGGCGACCGGCCGACCATGGGGCTCGTTGTGCAGCAGCTCGAAGGTGTTACTGATGTTGGACTGCCGCCGATACCGTCGCGGCTTCACATGCTGGCGACGGCTAATGGGTGCGCCGGTGGGGTTGCCGAGGACGAACCAAAAAACGGTAGCAAATTAGCGACAGAAGTGTAA